The Pararhizobium sp. IMCC21322 sequence CGTGGACGCCAATTAACCGATTTGTTTCCACATCATCATCGGCAATTTGTGCCGCTTTTGCTATCGCCGCCGCTTTGCGTTGATCTGCTGGCAAGGCGGTTAATGTGGCCCGCAATTCATCCAGCGCCCAGCGCAGATTAATGGCTGTCGGTCTGGTGGCATGAAGCACATCATAGGCTTCATTCAAGGCCTTATCGGATGGGTCCCGCGCCATTTGCAGCGCAACACCATAGGCAGCCGTCGCGCCGATGAGCGGCGCGCCTCGGACCCACATGTCACGAATGGCGGTTGCGAATTCGTCTAATGTCTCAAGTGTGACAACGCGAAATTCATGCGGCAACCAGCGCTGGTCAATGATGCGGATTTCACCTGTCGCAGTGTCCTGCCATATTGAGCGGTAATGGGTATCGCCAACTTTCATGATGTGCCGGTTCCTGTTTGTGATTGTCTTGCCATTGCAATGACCCGATCGATGCCATGCAGCCGTTTGCGGTTCATGACCAACGCCTGACCGAATTTCAGAGATCGCGTTTCAAGCGGCGCGCGTATGTCTTCGTCTTCAATTGTTTCAAATTCAGCTATGTGAGCAAGGCCAAGTATGCGGCGGTGCATCTCAATGCCGGCAAATCCCAGAAGGTCTTCAAAAATCTCGCCCAGAAGCTGCTCAAGTGCCAATTCGCTGGCCATCAGGTGGCCCTGATCCTCGTACAAACTACGCGGATAAAGAATGCCGGTGCGTTCGGTACGCCACAGTTTTGAGAACTCATCACAAAACGCTGTCCACGTTTCGTCAATCGTCTCCAACACCCATTCCTGATAGGCGGCACAAGCAGTATCGTCGGCAATGTGAGCGCTTATTGCGTGATAGGCCATCAGATAATTGCCGATCAGCATGCCGATGTCGAAGCCCATTGGCCCGTAAAACGCAAATTCCGGATCAATGACCCGGGATTCATCATCTGTAACCATGATGGAGCCGGCATGCAGATCACCGTGGCACAGCGTCTCCGCCTTTGCCGAAAATGCGCGTTTCATGTGCTGAACTTCTACTTTCAGCATTTGGTCATTTCGCAATTCAGCCACGATGCCATCAAGCTGAGGCGTGGTGTAGCGGTTCATCTCGGCGTCGAAATAGGGATCGGTGAACACCAGATTTTCAGTGATGTCGCAGAGCTCTACATTGTCGCTGAACAAGGCCAGATCAGCTTTCTTCTTGGCGGTCTCCATAGACAGATCAGAGCCACGGAAAGCATTGCGGGCACAAAACCGCCCAATGGTTTCTCCAAGGCCTGCAACTTTTCGGCCAGCAATCATTTGCTGGCGCAATATGATGTGCGGCTGCAGACGCTCCATTATGATCAGTGCCTGGGTCTCGTCAAAATGCAGGATCTCCGGCACGCTGCCAGGATCACGCTCCGCCTGACGGATCAGCGCATGATATTCGAAGTAAGCACGTTTGAGTGGAAGCGGCCAGGAATCGCCAACGAGGCGCACATAGGGCAGGGCCTGTTTCACAATGACGGAACCTGCAGTGCCTTCGACGATAAATACCAAATTCAGATTGCCATCGCCAACTTCGCGCACCTGCCAGTCGGTGCTGCTACCGCCGAGCGAATTTGTCATCGCATCCAGAGTGCCCAGACGGGCTGGAAGTGTTTCTGGCGTCAACGCCTTATAATCGCTCAATTCGTCCTCCCCGAACAGAAAATATGGTCGACAACCAGCTACACGAGATGCGCAAGTGAGTACATGGTAGGTGGCGTAAAAAGCATTTGTCAATACCTCTTGACTTTTGTCAGGTTGGCTGTTGAGGTATTTTAGGGAGGAACGAATGACAGACTGTCTATGCCAGATTTCCGGTCTGCAAAAA is a genomic window containing:
- the mtnK gene encoding S-methyl-5-thioribose kinase, which produces MSDYKALTPETLPARLGTLDAMTNSLGGSSTDWQVREVGDGNLNLVFIVEGTAGSVIVKQALPYVRLVGDSWPLPLKRAYFEYHALIRQAERDPGSVPEILHFDETQALIIMERLQPHIILRQQMIAGRKVAGLGETIGRFCARNAFRGSDLSMETAKKKADLALFSDNVELCDITENLVFTDPYFDAEMNRYTTPQLDGIVAELRNDQMLKVEVQHMKRAFSAKAETLCHGDLHAGSIMVTDDESRVIDPEFAFYGPMGFDIGMLIGNYLMAYHAISAHIADDTACAAYQEWVLETIDETWTAFCDEFSKLWRTERTGILYPRSLYEDQGHLMASELALEQLLGEIFEDLLGFAGIEMHRRILGLAHIAEFETIEDEDIRAPLETRSLKFGQALVMNRKRLHGIDRVIAMARQSQTGTGTS